One Anolis carolinensis isolate JA03-04 chromosome 4, rAnoCar3.1.pri, whole genome shotgun sequence DNA window includes the following coding sequences:
- the ndc1 gene encoding LOW QUALITY PROTEIN: nucleoporin NDC1 (The sequence of the model RefSeq protein was modified relative to this genomic sequence to represent the inferred CDS: inserted 1 base in 1 codon), with translation MLHSTREQLNILGWRAAATIAWSLLLLPLCVAVFITISSVDLVHPIQWITNAFNDLYTSYVIFCILLMSVVIVVINIFIVEFHAVVPSIPCSRLALISKIIHPQQVIHSVAHAVMGMLVAWCAAIMTKGKFLLLSVPCTNTESAPDADLHVCLNEYHLFLLLLGAFMGYSYSLRYLVNNMNYLPFPIIQQYKYLRFRRSLPLLAKHSCVESLYMVRNFCAAYYFFGYIPRTWIITTMNLQTDSKLPLLDTVAGLLDLSLLYHSWLCGLFLLMTWYLAWMLFRIFATEAHHFPVQATFVEEADQCLPKILNSNPPSLLKFLALQDLMFLSQYSSVRRQEVFSLSQPGGHPHNWASISRDCLSLLNDLTQKLIIHQEAAAANGRLKQPPVGDPRQPPTSPGAAAQENLFQSPRSNLIPRAHMPSLVKSSLLPLKTSPVSDLGSNVGSPFSPFPHKSGLIDLSSPWHGSIQSPHIMRRGPKLWTSSSDIPWTSSPYETRPMIPVAKSANEVVPPSHFYIWLQNKKEQLKSFLAKRVLIMYFFSKHPEASIQALFCDTQMHIWALEGLSHLVAASFTEDRYGVVQTTLPAILNTLLTLQEVVDKHFKLPHVSSKPPRTSGNLADTSYKTXRFALRASLKTAIYRITTTFGEHLNAVQVSPEHKKRLQQFLEFKE, from the exons ATGCTTCATTCAACGCGGGAACAGCTAAAC ATCTTGGGATGGAGAGCCGCTGCAACTATAGCTTGGTCTCTGCttctgcttcctctttgtgttgcAGTTTTCATCACCATCAGCAGTGTTGACCTTGTCCACCCTATACAATGGATCACAA atGCATTCAATGACTTATATACCTCCTATGTGATCTTTTGCATACTACTGATGTCTGTGGTGATAGTGGTAATAAATATCTTCATTGTTGAATTTCATGCAG TTGTGCCTTCCATTCCTTGCTCTCGATTGGCATTGATCAGTAAGATTATCCACCCACAGCAGGTGATCCATTCAGTTGCCCATGCTGTCATGGGGATGCTGGTGGCTTGGTGTGCTGCCATTATGACGAAAGGGAAGTTCCTGCTTCTATCTGTACCCTGCACAAATACAGAAAG TGCCCCTGATGCTGACCTGCATGTGTGCCTGAATGAATACCACCTCTTTCTCTTGCTCCTTGGTGCTTTTATGGGTTACAGCTACAGCCTCCGATATCTTGTCAACAATATGAACTACCTTCCCTTCCCAATCATACAG CAATACAAGTATCTGCGCTTCAGACGATCCCTTCCCCTCCTGGCAAAGCATAGTTGTGTGGAATCACTTTATATGGTTAGGAACTTCTGTGCTGCCTACTACTTCTTTG GTTATATTCCAAGGACGTGGATAATTACCACAATGAACCTTCAAACTGATAG taaaCTCCCTCTTCTTGACACAGTAGCTGGCCTCCTGGATTTGTCTCTTTTGTACCACAGCTGGCTCTGTGGCCTGTTTCTTCTGATGACGTGGTACCTTGCCTGGATGCTTTTCAGAATCTTTGCCACCGAG GCCCATCATTTTCCTGTCCAGGCAACTTTTGTTGAAGAAGCAGACCAGTGTTTACCTAAAATCCTAAACAGCAACCCTCCCTCTCTTTTAAAG TTCTTGGCTTTACAGGACCTGATGTTTCTCTCCCAGTATTCCTCTGTGCGCCGTCAAGAGGTCTTCAGTCTTAGCCAACCAG GTGGACATCCTCACAACTGGGCTTCCATTTCCAGGGACTGCTTGAGCCTCCTAAATGATCTCACACAGAAACTAATAATTCACCAGGAAGCTGCAGCTGCCAATGGGAGGCTGAAACAGCCACCTGTGGGAGACCCAAGACAACCTCCCACTTCTCCAG GAGCAGCAGCCCAAGAGAACTTGTTCCAGAGCCCAAGGTCCAACTTAATCCCTCGAGCCCATATGCCTTCTCTTGTTAAATCATCTTTGTTGCCTTTAAAAACATCACCTGTGTCTGATCTGGGAAGCAATGTAGGGTCACCTTTTAGTCCCTTTCCTCACAAGTCTGGACTAATAGATTTAAGCTCTCCTTGGCATGGATCAATCCAAAGCCCTCACATTATGAGAagaggaccaaaattatggacatCCAGTTCAG ATATACCGTGGACCAGCTCTCCTTATGAAACCCGCCCAATGATTCCTGTTGCAAAAAGTGCTAATGAAGTGGTGCCACCAAGTCATTTCTATATATGGTTGCAGAACAAGAAAGAGCAG cTCAAAAGTTTCTTGGCAAAACGAGTATTGATtatgtattttttcagcaag CACCCAGAGGCCTCAATCCAGGCTCTCTTTTGTGATACCCAAATGCACATTTGGGCTTTGGAAG GTTTATCGCATCTTGTAGCAGCCTCATTCACGGAAGATAGATATGGAGTTGTCCAAACAACACTGCCAGCTATTCTGAATACATTACTAACTCTTCAGGAG GTAGTAGACAAGCACTTCAAACTTCCTCATGTTTCCAGCAAACC
- the yipf1 gene encoding protein YIPF1, with product MATVDDLKFQEFDDAANLLAANPDAVTISIDEPEKPKKKHGHLQDAGREEDDELLGTDDSDKTELLAGQKKSAPFWTFEYYQTFFDVDTYQVLDRIKGSVFPVPGKNFVRLYIRSNPDLYGPFWICATLVFVIAISGNLSKFFIHLGQPTFHYVPEFRKVSIAATAIYAYAWLVPLALWGFLMWRNNKVVNIVSYSFLEIVCVYGYSLFVYIPTAILWIIPQKALRWVLVVFALCLSGSVLAMTFWPAVRDDNRRIAVATIVTVVLLHALLAVGCLAYFFDAPELEVFTPATVFNVTLGAAKAH from the exons ATGGCAACTGTGGATGACCTAAAGTTTCAAG AATTTGATGACGCAGCCAACTTGTTGGCAGCAAATCCCGATGCTGTCACAATAAGCATTGATGAACCCGAGAaaccaaagaaaaaacatggacatTTGCAAGATGCTGGAAGAGAGGAAGATGATGAGCTATTGGGAACAGATGATTCAGATAAAACTGAG TTGCTTGCTGGGCAGAAGAAAAGTGCCCCATTCTGGACATTTGAGTATTACCAAACATTTTTTGATGTGGATACATACCAG GTCTTGGACAGAATCAAAGGTTCTGTTTTTCCAGTTCCAGGAAAAAATTTTGTGAGACTGTACATTAGAAGTAACCCTGatctttatg GTCCATTCTGGATATGTGCCACCCTGGTCTTTGTTATTGCTATCAGTGGCAATCTTTCAAAATTCTTCATCCATCTGGGACAACCAACTTTCCATTATGTGCCTGAGTTCCGTAAAG TGTCCATAGCAGCAACAGCTATATATGCTTATGCCTGGCTAGTTCCTCTAGCTCTGTGGGGATTCCTCATGTGGAGAAATAATAAAGTTGTGAACATTGTATCCTACTCCTTTCTTGAGATTGTATGTGTTTATGGCTATTCCCTCTTCGTTTACATTCCAACAGCG ATTTTATGGATTATTCCACAGAAAGCTCTCAGATGGGTTTTGGTGGTATTTGCTCTGTGTCTTTCAGGATCTGTTTTAGCGATGACATTTTGGCCTGCTGTTAGAGATGACAACCGAAGAATTGCAGTAGCTACTATTGTGACAGTTGTACTTCTTCATGCCTTGCTTGCTGTTGGCTGTTTG